Within Hydrogenobacter sp., the genomic segment ACAGATGGAACTTCAAGTAAAAGAAGATCTTATAGAAGTCTATTCCTTTGTAAAAGGAATAGAGAGGACGGGTTATGAAATGGAAGCTCTTACCGCAGTGATGGCTTCCTTGCTCACCATATACGATATGTGTAAAGGGCTTGACGATAGTATGATCATAGAAGAGGTAAAGCTCTTAGAAAAATCCGGTGGCAAGTCCCAGTGGGAAAAAATGCTAAAAGGTAAAAGTGTGCTTGTGTTGGTGCAAAGAGAGTTTTTCGACCTTATCGCTAATTATCTCAAAAATTTAGATCCTGAGCGCTTGATCACAACTGATGAGGGTCAAGTTTGTCACCTTCTTATATCTACATACGAAGTTAGCTTGAAAGAGGAGTTTTATGCGCTAAACACCGTCGTAAATCAAACGCTTTTTAGTTTGTTACCTTCTCGCGTGAGGAAGGGAGCGCTTTTAGGTAAAGATGAAAAGGGACGTACCGTAATATGGCTTGAACCTTCAAAAGAAGTAATATCAGCCTTCTTTGAAAACTTCTCGCATCTTCTTGGGGCTTGGGTAGATGAATAGTGGCGATATTTACAGCTGGCTACTTTTGAAAGCTATAAAAGGTTTGGGAGAAAAAAGCATAAAGAGGCTCTACTTAAAATACAGAGATCCCAAACTGATCCTTGAATTGGATATTCAAGAGCTTGCACAAGTTATAGGGCAAGAAAGATCTCAAAAGCTAAAAAAGCGAGAGCTTTCCTTTGATCCTGAAAAGGTTCTCTACAGCGTGGAGCGAGAAGGTATTTTGTGTCTTAGCTTTTCGGATAAAGAATACCCCGAACTTTTGAGAGAAATAGAAGACCCGCCTCCAATTCTGTTTTGTCGGGGAAGTTTAAAATCCCACCCTCTTGTGGCTGTTATAGGTACTAGAAGACCTGAATACTACAGCGTGAGTTTCACGAAAGACGTGGTAAAACAGCTTGTGGAACTTTCCTTTGGAATCGTTTCCGGTGGTGCAAAAGGCATAGATATGCTGTCTCACAAATACTGTGCGGAATTTGGTGGATACACACTTTGCGTACTTGGTATGGGTATTCTCCGTTCACCTAAGGAACTTGAAAACCTTGTGGTGAAAAATGGAGCTTTGATCTCTGAATTTCTACCAGAGGAGAATCCTAATGCCTTTACCTTCCCAAGAAGAAATAGAATAATAAGTGGTGTATCAAAATCAGTTTTTATAGTGGAGGCAGGGATAAAGAGCGGTGCACTCATTACGGCAGAGTACGCCAATAAACAGAAAAGACCTGTATATGTTCACATAGGTGTGGGAAAAAGCAACAGGTGGGATGGTTGCGTGAAACTCCTTAACGAGGGGAAGGCAAAATTTTTTAGGGATGTGAAAGAGACTCTCGGAGAATTTAATCCTTTCGGAAAAGAAGAAGATGAGTTTTTAAGTTTGCTTGTGAGTCCAAAAACTTTTGAAGAACTTATCCTCCTTTCCGGGCTTGATGCAAGAGAGCTAAGCGCTAAGCTTACGACGTATGAACTAAGCGGTAAGATAAAAAGATTAGGAGCTTACTACAGGCTTACCTAAGTATCTTCATCACCGTACATGTAGAAGAACCTCCCCTTTATCTCTTGCGCCCTGGGTCCTGTAAGCTTGTTAGCTACCAAATAAGTCTCTGCAGGCAACTCCTCAAAATCTACATCCTTTAGAAGTTGTCTTGTCCAAGGTGGAATCCTTAAGGTAAAAGCACCTACCCGCTTGGCAAGAGATGACAAAGCTCTCCCCATATATTTTAATCTTCCTACATAGTCGTAAAGTTTTGGAGGATCCGTATCCCTTCTCAAAAGCAAAAGAGCCTTAGGCGTAAAAAGAGAACCATACATAAAAAAGGAAAAATCGGCACCCGGCATGTTAGATCTCCATTCTAAAACGGTTCTATTCCTCACATTGAGTATGAACTTTCGGTCTTTCATACCGTTCCACAGAAAATTTGCCAAGGATGGATCTTTCACCTCTTCCAACCTTTCGTAAAACCTCATATCTCCTCGCTTTATTAAAAGCTCCGTAGCGCTCTCAACATCTTCGTATATTCCAAGCCTTAAGGCTACAAGCCTTGCCCTTTGCATGGGAAACCCATATCCGAAATATATAACCCTTTTTCCCTCTATCGGTAAATAATTGTTTATGAACTCCTTTACGAGTTTTGCAAATACTCCCTCCTTTTTAAAAAGTCCCCTGTAATTTGGGTGAACCATGCTGTCAGATATTACCGCGGAGATGACTTCCTTTCCGAAAAAGAGACATCTTCTTGGGACAGCGCCGTAGTGGGCAATTATTCTCCCTTTATCTTCGGCGACGTAAACCATGGTTCCCAAACCGTGCGCCTTGTATTTCCACTGCCACAGCTCTTTGCTCATTTCCTTTCCAAAAACCGTTCGGAAAAGTTCCCGTATACCTTCTTCGTCACCTTCCATGTAGGGTCTTATCTCCATCAGAGTCCCTCCGAGAGGCTAAATACCGCCAATATCATAGAGAAGACTATCATCCCAACTACCAAACCCATTATCAGTATTATGGCAGGCTCAAGAAGGCTTATGAACCTCCTTACCAAAGTTTTAAATTCTTCGTTGTACGTTGTGTATATTTGATAAAATGCTCCTGCTAATTCACCAGTATGCTCACCTACCGCAACTATCTCCGTTACCATATCGGGAAATATGCGATGCAGTTTCATAGCTTTTGAAAGTGAAGATCCTTTCACCACATCGTTACGCACAGCCATTAACGCATCCCTCATTTTGAGTGTGGCAGGTACATTGCCTGCAAGGTCAAGGGCGTGGTTGAGCGTTACACCACCTTTCACCAAGGTATAGAGAGTTTGAAAAGTTCTTATAAGTTCAGTGTTCAAGAGAAGTTTTCCCAAGAGAGGAAATTTGTATAGAAAACTTTCAAGCTTTAATCTCTGGTTTCGGTTTCTCAACGCGTATCTTATATAAACAAAAAGTAAAAGGAGGAGAAAGATCGCACCTACTATCAGGTAATTTATTATATCAGTGAAGAAAAACATTATTTTTGTGAGAAGTGGAAGCTTCACATCAGTACTTTGGAAAACGAGCTTGAACTTGGGAACCACGTACGAGGAAATGATCAGTAGGGAAAACAGTGAAACTCCAAAAACGAAGGATGGATACATCATAGCGGTAACTACGCTACTTTTAAGTTCATTCTCTTCCCTTATAAAATCAAGTATTAGACTGAGGGTTTCTTCTAAGCTTCCGCTCTCTTCTGCCGATCTCACCATCTGTATATAAAAGTCAGGAAATAGGTTTGACAGGCGGAGAGCCATACTGAGTGTGCTTCCGGCTCTGATTTCGTCATAGACTTTCAGGAGCTTTTCATGATATTTCTTTTCCCTTTCGGCTATGAAGATTATGGATTTGTCTACTGTAAGACCAGATCTAAGTAGCTGAAGCAAGTTTGAGGTAAACCTTTGAAGAAATTTGGCATCTCTACGTGATTCTTTCAGACTTACTTCCTTCAAGCTTAGCACTTTAACGCCCTGAGCTTTTAGCTTTGATACCGCTTCCGATTTAGTATCAGCCTCCAAAAGACCTTCCACGAGACTTCCGTTATAAATGCCTCTGTAAGAGAAAACCATGCTTTCTTGAATATTATACCGCTTAAGAGTGATATAATAAAGCCTTATGGAATACGCCTTTTTTGAAGGAAAGATATTACCGGTAGAGGAGGCAAACATAAACATAAAGACAAACTCCTTTCATTACGGAACTGCGGTTTTCGAAGGTATAAGAGCTTACTGGAACGAGAAGGAACAACAGCTTTACATACTCTTCGCAAGGGAACACTATATTAGACTCCTTAAAAA encodes:
- the moaC gene encoding cyclic pyranopterin monophosphate synthase MoaC → MRTVDVSSKPLTLRTAKAYGRIRLKPQTVKAILEGKIPKGDVLQACKLAGITGAKKTHELLPFCHPLIFQHAQMELQVKEDLIEVYSFVKGIERTGYEMEALTAVMASLLTIYDMCKGLDDSMIIEEVKLLEKSGGKSQWEKMLKGKSVLVLVQREFFDLIANYLKNLDPERLITTDEGQVCHLLISTYEVSLKEEFYALNTVVNQTLFSLLPSRVRKGALLGKDEKGRTVIWLEPSKEVISAFFENFSHLLGAWVDE
- the dprA gene encoding DNA-processing protein DprA, with translation MNSGDIYSWLLLKAIKGLGEKSIKRLYLKYRDPKLILELDIQELAQVIGQERSQKLKKRELSFDPEKVLYSVEREGILCLSFSDKEYPELLREIEDPPPILFCRGSLKSHPLVAVIGTRRPEYYSVSFTKDVVKQLVELSFGIVSGGAKGIDMLSHKYCAEFGGYTLCVLGMGILRSPKELENLVVKNGALISEFLPEENPNAFTFPRRNRIISGVSKSVFIVEAGIKSGALITAEYANKQKRPVYVHIGVGKSNRWDGCVKLLNEGKAKFFRDVKETLGEFNPFGKEEDEFLSLLVSPKTFEELILLSGLDARELSAKLTTYELSGKIKRLGAYYRLT
- a CDS encoding GNAT family N-acetyltransferase → MEIRPYMEGDEEGIRELFRTVFGKEMSKELWQWKYKAHGLGTMVYVAEDKGRIIAHYGAVPRRCLFFGKEVISAVISDSMVHPNYRGLFKKEGVFAKLVKEFINNYLPIEGKRVIYFGYGFPMQRARLVALRLGIYEDVESATELLIKRGDMRFYERLEEVKDPSLANFLWNGMKDRKFILNVRNRTVLEWRSNMPGADFSFFMYGSLFTPKALLLLRRDTDPPKLYDYVGRLKYMGRALSSLAKRVGAFTLRIPPWTRQLLKDVDFEELPAETYLVANKLTGPRAQEIKGRFFYMYGDEDT
- a CDS encoding type II secretion system F family protein; the protein is MVFSYRGIYNGSLVEGLLEADTKSEAVSKLKAQGVKVLSLKEVSLKESRRDAKFLQRFTSNLLQLLRSGLTVDKSIIFIAEREKKYHEKLLKVYDEIRAGSTLSMALRLSNLFPDFYIQMVRSAEESGSLEETLSLILDFIREENELKSSVVTAMMYPSFVFGVSLFSLLIISSYVVPKFKLVFQSTDVKLPLLTKIMFFFTDIINYLIVGAIFLLLLLFVYIRYALRNRNQRLKLESFLYKFPLLGKLLLNTELIRTFQTLYTLVKGGVTLNHALDLAGNVPATLKMRDALMAVRNDVVKGSSLSKAMKLHRIFPDMVTEIVAVGEHTGELAGAFYQIYTTYNEEFKTLVRRFISLLEPAIILIMGLVVGMIVFSMILAVFSLSEGL